The Takifugu flavidus isolate HTHZ2018 unplaced genomic scaffold, ASM371156v2 ctg567, whole genome shotgun sequence genome includes a region encoding these proteins:
- the LOC130520883 gene encoding general transcription factor II-I repeat domain-containing protein 2A-like, with protein MPLSAKTVKDRTIKMAANISSNQIDDINSAQAFSIACDESSDVNDIEQIALLCRYANANGPQEELIELIPLKGQTRGQDICDAVVSCLKDKGINTTHLVSVSTDGAPSMRGAQKGFVNLLQKSLGRDLMTFHCIIHQEALCAQTFPPECVEVMNLVIKIVNKIIANGLSHRQFCSLLEEVENTYSDLLLHNRVRWLSRGEVLKRFAACLEHVKTFLGNKGLGYPELEDPSWLEKFYFMVDMTSYLNMLNKNLQGQGSTALHMLEEILAFERKMTVFARDVQNGTLSHFPSLREFKEANNHINCDYFHRAITAMQAAFEKRFSEFRKEKQTLSFPVAPLNSDPSLLNTSAFTGVSKPDLEIELADIADKVLWVNKFKSLSADLEEVVRQRATLAKEHKWSDMEKLPQPDKLIFATWNAIPDTYINMKRCAFGVLSIFGSTYLCKQVFSSMNIIKSKYRSRFTSETLQSCVKMKVTSYSANIGKICREMQTQKSH; from the coding sequence ATGCCTCTCTCTGCAAAGACTGTTAAGGACAGGACcattaaaatggcagcaaatatcAGTAGTAATCAAATTGATGATATTAATTCAGCTCAAGCATTTTCAATTGCCTGTGATGAGTCAAGTGATGTAAACGATATTGAGCAGATAGCACTGTTATGCAGGTACGCCAATGCTAATGGGCCGCAGGAAGAACTGATTGAACTCATACCGCTTAAGGGCCAAACTCGGGGGCAGGACATTTGTGATGCTGTTGTGAGTTGTCTTAAAGATAAAGGGATAAACACCACTCACCTAGTGTCGGTATCTACTGACGGGGCGCCAAGTATGAGAGGAGCACAGAAGGGCTTTGTGAATTTACTTCAAAAGTCACTGGGCCGAGATCTGATGACGTTTCACTGCATTATCCACCAAGAAGCACTTTGCGCACAAACATTTCCCCCTGAATGTGTGGAAGTAATGAACCTTGTTATTAAGATAGTGAACAAAATAATTGCGAATGGGTTAAGCCACCGACAGTTTTGTTCGTTGTTAGAAGAAGTCGAAAACACGTATTCAGATCTcctgctgcacaacagagtcCGGTGGCTGTCCAGGGGGGAGGTGCTGAAACGCTTCGCTGCCTGTCTGGAGCACGTAAAAACCTTCTTGGGAAATAAAGGCCTTGGGTATCCTGAACTGGAAGACCCATCTTGGCTGGAAAAGTTTTACTTCATGGTGGACATGACAAGTTACTTGAACATGCTGAATAAAAATCTCCAAGGACAGGGAAGCACGGCACTGCACATGCTGGAGGAGATTTTGGCATTTGAGCGCAAGATGACAGTGTTCGCCAGAGATGTACAAAATGGCACGCTCTCTCACTTCCCCTCCCTAAGAGAGTTCAAAGAAGCAAACAATCACATAAATTGTGATTATTTCCACCGTGCCATTACTGCAATGCaagctgcatttgaaaaaaGGTTCAGTGAGTTCAGAAAGGAGAAACAgactctctctttccctgttgCACCACTGAACAGCGACCCATCCCTGCTGAACACATCCGCATTCACAGGAGTAAGTAAGCCTGATCTAGAAATTGAACTGGCCGATATTGCGGATAAAGTTTTGTGGGTTAACAAGTTTAAATCCCTGTCAGCGGATCTTGAAGAAGTCGTCCGTCAGAGGGCTACTCTCGCTAAAGAGCACAAATGGAGTGATATGGAAAAACTACCCCAACCCGACAAACTTATTTTTGCAACATGGAATGCCATTCCCGACACCTATATCAACATGAAAAGGTGTGCATTTGGAGTCCTATCCATCTTTGGCTCAACTTACTTATGCAAGCAAGTTTTCTCAAGCATGAACATTATAAAGTCCAAATACCGCTCCCGCTTCACCAGCGAGACTCTACAGTCCTGCGTGAAGATGAAAGTCACATCTTACAGCGCCAACATAGGGAAGATCTGCAGGgaaatgcagacacagaaatcTCACTAA